One Camelina sativa cultivar DH55 chromosome 3, Cs, whole genome shotgun sequence genomic window carries:
- the LOC104778937 gene encoding CBL-interacting serine/threonine-protein kinase 18-like → MDQALPKPPPVVTTVVPEPPPPPPPTQPYVLRYMADFLGRIGIKDTDKDGNVSPQSPRSPRSPRNNILMGKYELGKLLGHGSFAKVYLAQNIKSGDKVAIKVIDKEKIMKSGLVAHIKREISILRRVRHPYIVHLFEVMATKTKIYFVMEYVRGGELFNAVAKGRLPEETARRYFQQLISSVSFCHGRGVYHRDLKPENLLLDDKGNLKVSDFGLSAVAEQLRQDGLCHTFCGTPAYIAPEVLTRKGYDAAKADVWSCGVILFVLMAGHVPFYDKNIMVMYKKIYKGEFRCPRWFSSDLVRLLTRLLDTNPDTRITIPEIMKN, encoded by the coding sequence ATGGATCAAGCCTTGCCTAAACCACCACCGGTGGTCACCACCGTCGTCCCAGaaccgccgccaccaccaccaccaacgcAGCCGTATGTTCTACGATACATGGCGGATTTTCTTGGCCGGATTGGTATAAAGGACACAGACAAAGATGGTAACGTCAGCCCACAGAGTCCGAGGAGTCCAAGGAGCCCAAGAAACAACATTCTCATGGGTAAGTACGAGCTAGGGAAGCTTCTTGGTCACGGAAGCTTCGCAAAGGTTTATTTAGCTCAAAACATAAAGTCCGGAGACAAAGTCGCCATTAAAGTCATCGACAAAGAGAAGATCATGAAGAGCGGTTTGGTTGCTCACATTAAAAGAGAAATCTCGATCCTCCGCCGTGTTCGTCACCCTTACATCGTTCACCTATTCGAGGTCATGGCTACGAAGACAAAGATTTACTTCGTTATGGAGTACGTTCGAGGCGGTGAATTATTCAACGCGGTGGCTAAAGGTAGATTGCCGGAAGAAACGGCTCGTAGATATTTCCAGCAGCTGATCTCCTCTGTTTCGTTCTGCCACGGACGCGGTGTTTACCACCGTGACCTCAAACCGGAGAATCTGCTTTTAGACGACAAGGGGAATCTTAAAGTCTCTGACTTTGGTCTCAGCGCGGTGGCAGAGCAGCTTCGACAGGACGGGCTCTGCCACACGTTTTGTGGGACTCCAGCCTATATTGCACCCGAGGTTCTGACTCGAAAAGGGTACGACGCAGCGAAAGCTGACGTTTGGTCTTGTGGAGTGATCTTGTTCGTGTTGATGGCTGGTCACGTTCCGTTCTACGACAAGAACATAATGGTTATGTACAAGAAGATTTACAAAGGCGAGTTTAGGTGTCCTCGTTGGTTTTCATCGGATCTTGTTAGGTTATTGACTCGGCTTCTTGATACGAATCCGGATACTCGGATTACTATACCGGAGATCATGAAGAAC
- the LOC104776957 gene encoding uncharacterized protein At2g34160, with protein MEEITEGVNNMNLAVDTQKKNRIQVSNTKKPLFFYVNLAKRYMQQYTDVELSALGMAIATVVTVAEILKNNGFAVEKKIMTSTVDIKDDSRGRPVQKAKIEITLGKSENFDELMAEAEKEAAEAQEQN; from the exons ATGGAAGAGATCACGGAAGGAGTGAACAACATGAACTTGGCCGTTGATACCCAGAAGAAGAATCGGATTCAGGTTTCCAACACTAAGAAACCTTTGTTCTTCTACGTCAATCTCGCCAAG AGGTACATGCAGCAGTACACTGATGTTGAATTGTCTGCACTAGGAATGG CCATTGCTACTGTGGTTACGGTTGCTGAGATATTGAAGAACAATGGCTTTGCTGTTGAAAAGA AGATCATGACCTCCACTGTGGATATCAAGGATGATTCAAGGGGTCGTCCTGTGCAGAAAGCTAAG ATCGAGATCACACTTGGAAAGTCTGAGAACTTTGATGAACTAATGGCTGAAGCAGAGAAGGAGGCTGCAGAAGCTCAAGAGCAGAACtaa
- the LOC109130166 gene encoding CBL-interacting serine/threonine-protein kinase 18-like — protein GNLKVSDFGLSAVAEQLRQDGLCHTFCGTPAYIAPEVLTRKGYDAAKADVWSCGVILFVLMAGHVPFYDKNIMVMYKKIYKGEFRCPRWFSSDLVRLLTRLLDTNPDTRITIPEIMKNRWFKKGFKHVKFYIEDDKLCREDEDEEEEASSSGRSSTVSESDAEFVMKRMGVGSMPRPASLNAFDIISFSSGFDLSGLFEEEEGGEGTRFISGAPVSKIISKLEEIAKVVSFTVRKKEWSLRLEGCREGAKGPLTIGAEIFELTPSLVVVEVKKKGGDREEYEEFCNKELRPELEKLIHQEVVVXL, from the coding sequence GGGAATCTTAAAGTCTCTGACTTTGGTCTCAGCGCGGTGGCAGAGCAGCTTCGACAGGACGGGCTCTGCCACACGTTTTGTGGGACTCCAGCCTATATTGCACCCGAGGTTCTGACTCGAAAAGGGTACGACGCAGCGAAAGCTGACGTTTGGTCTTGTGGAGTGATCTTGTTCGTGTTGATGGCTGGTCACGTTCCGTTCTACGACAAGAACATAATGGTTATGTACAAGAAGATTTACAAAGGCGAGTTTAGGTGTCCTCGTTGGTTTTCATCGGATCTTGTTAGGTTATTGACTCGGCTTCTTGATACGAATCCGGATACTCGGATTACTATACCGGAGATCATGAAGAACAGATGGTTCAAGAAAGGTTTCAAACATGTTAAATTCTATATTGAAGATGATAAACTATGtagggaagatgaagatgaggaggaagaggcaTCATCATCTGGACGGTCTTCGACGGTTTCAGAGAGCGATGCGGAGTTCGTTATGAAACGGATGGGGGTAGGGTCAATGCCAAGACCAGCGAGCTTAAACGCGTTTGACATTATATCCTTCTCTTCCGGGTTTGATCTGTCTGGTTtgtttgaggaagaagaaggaggagaagggaCGAGGTTTATATCAGGTGCTCCTGTTTCAAAGATCATATCGAAGTTGGAAGAGATTGCGAAAGTCGTGAGCTTCACGGTGAGGAAGAAAGAATGGAGTTTGAGACTAGAAGGTTGTAGAGAAGGAGCAAAAGGGCCTTTGACGATTGGAGCTGAGATATTTGAGCTGACTCCATCTCtagtggtggtggaggtgaagaagaaaggaggagaCAGAGAAGAGTATGAAGAGTTTTGCAACAAGGAACTCAGACCGGAGTTGGAGAAACTAATCCACCAAGAAGTTGTAGTAGANCTGTAA
- the LOC104776956 gene encoding peroxisome biogenesis protein 7 — protein MPMFKAPFNGYSVKFSPFYESRLAVATAQNFGILGNGRIHVLELAPGAPGVTESVAYDTADAVYDVCWSESHDSVLVAAIGDGSVKIYDTALPPPSNPIRSFQEHAREVHSVDYNPTRRDSFLTSSWDDTVKLWAMDRPASIRTFKEHAYCVYQATWNPKHGDVFASASGDCTLRIWDVREPGSTMIIPAHDFELLSCDWNKYDDCILATSSVDKTIKVWDVRSYRVPLAVLNGHGYAVKKVKFSPHRRNLIASCSYDMTVCLWDYMVEDALVGRYDHHTEFAVGIDMSVLVEGLMASTGWDELVYVWQQGMDPRAS, from the coding sequence atgcCGATGTTCAAAGCTCCGTTCAACGGCTACTCTGTGAAATTCAGTCCATTCTACGAGTCGCGCCTCGCCGTAGCTACTGCTCAGAACTTCGGAATCCTCGGAAACGGCCGTATCCATGTGCTCGAGCTCGCTCCTGGAGCTCCGGGAGTAACCGAATCCGTCGCTTACGATACAGCAGACGCCGTATACGACGTGTGCTGGTCGGAATCTCATGACTCGGTACTCGTCGCCGCGATTGGTGACGGCTCAGTGAAGATTTACGACACGGCTCTTCCTCCACCGTCTAATCCGATCCGATCGTTCCAAGAGCACGCGCGTGAGGTTCACTCTGTGGATTACAATCCGACGCGGCGTGACTCGTTTCTCACTTCTTCGTGGGACGATACGGTGAAGCTTTGGGCTATGGATCGTCCCGCGAGTATTAGAACATTCAAGGAACATGCTTATTGCGTTTACCAAGCGACTTGGAACCCTAAACATGGTGATGTGTTTGCTTCTGCTTCTGGAGATTGTACTTTGAGGATTTGGGATGTTAGAGAGCCTGGTTCAACTATGATCATCCCTGCTCATGATTTTGAGTTGTTGTCCTGTGATTGGAACAAGTATGATGATTGTATTTTAGCTACCTCTTCAGTGGATAAGACGATTAAGGTTTGGGATGTTAGGAGTTATAGAGTTCCTTTGGCTGTGCTTAATGGCCATGGATATGCAGTGAAGAAGGTGAAATTCTCACCGCACAGGAGGAATCTGATAGCGTCTTGCTCATATGATATGACTGTTTGTCTTTGGGATTACATGGTGGAAGATGCTTTGGTTGGTAGGTATGATCATCATACAGAGTTTGCTGTTGGCATAGATATGAGTGTTCTTGTTGAAGGTTTGATGGCGAGCACAGGTTGGGATGAGCTTGTTTATGTTTGGCAGCAAGGGATGGATCCTAGAGCTAGTTGa
- the LOC104776958 gene encoding uncharacterized protein LOC104776958, whose translation MAERKLNYNVPLLSTRRMQNTSAVSVRRNKSNNFTDYDSTKTSECHPVLIPGLDQVTEPASVPFTWEQAPGRLKGNDFRPQVCDLTQEEEQVFKPCRPPGKAIDGNMTRLQSLKGKQVEESEDDEDDVFSDARDTLSPKDSFSFNNSISGVSGYGVVETKKPLKSSEDNQSREFMLNRFLPAAKAMTVEQPHYASNRKPSSFMPEPTIQIRELVPGEKQQTPNRYDESVVPSYYHHQDIDGEASENNDEDDDGGSEYAYLSKRGCGMFPQLCFKDSLTMLNTVPGFKSKHNSPVTSPSHDQVKSSKVAQLKSRFQSVKKLALDSFSKHKLSGKVQSPVHSSTGKKFNSESNLLSPASRSSSPYRHTRCMSPFRSTGNSSPFHPVGFPETRKETENLRANRLSKHTRNISLSQELLHRKSNGSISSLLEKTVYVDTENDPMTEDQYNSNAMTSPEEADMGNKPEANHDLEAFENISIRSGEMVKGDELEKINSGSDWSLLAPPSPKKPSESWLCHNLPSVAASQIHSRRYSFNIQKQDLTENYRNVTKWETIVKTSYMHRDHSRYSEELVAHSSHQSKTCA comes from the exons ATGGCGGAGAGGAAACTGAACTACAACGTACCTCTTCTTTCAACAAGACGGATGCAGAACACATCAGCTGTCTCTGTACGTAGAAACAAGAGTAATAACTTCACTGATTATGACTCTACTAAGACAAGTGAATGTCATCCAGTTCTTATCCCTGGTTTGGATCAGGTTACTGAACCTGCCTCTGTTCCTTTCACTTGGGAGCAAGCTCCTGGGAGATTAAAGGGTAACGATTTCAGACCACAAGTCTGTGACTTGacgcaagaagaagaacaagtctTTAAACCATGTCGTCCACCGGGTAAAGCCATTGATGGAAACATGACAAGATTGCAGAGTTTAAAAGGTAAACAAGTTgaagaatcagaagatgatgaagatgatgtgtTTTCTGATGCTCGTGACACACTCTCTCCAAAGGACTCGTTTTCTTTTAACAACAGCATTAGTGGTGTGAGTGGATATGGTGTTGTTGAGACCAAGAAACCACTAAAAAGTTCTGAGGATAATCAATCTCGGGAGTTTATGTTGAACCGGTTTTTACCAGCTGCCAAAGCCATGACTGTGGAGCAGCCTCACTATGCTTCTAATCGAAAACCATCGAGTTTTATGCCTGAACCAACCATACAGATACGAGAGTTAGTTCCTGGGGAGAAGCAGCAAACTCCTAATAGGTATGATGAGTCTGTAGTCCCATCTTATTATCACCACCAAGACATAGATGGTGAAGCAAGTGAGAacaatgatgaagatgatgatggggGTTCTGAGTATGCCTATCTTTCAAAGAGAGGTTGTGGGATGTTTCCACAATTGTGTTTTAAAGACTCTCTAACCATGCTGAATACAGTACCTGGTTTCAAATCCAAACACAACTCTCCAGTAACATCCCCAAGCCATGATCAAGTGAAGTCAAGCAAGGTTGCTCAACTTAAATCTCGATTCCAATCTGTAAAAAAG TTGGCTCTTGATTCATTTTCTAAACACAAGCTGAGTGGTAAAGTTCAATCACCGGTTCATTCAAGCACTGGGAAGAAGTTCAACTCTGAATCAAACTTGCTTTCTCCTGCAAGTAGGTCTTCATCTCCTTACAGACACACTCGTTGTATGTCACCTTTTCGTAGTACAGGCAACAGTTCTCCTTTTCACCCTGTTGGTTTCCCTGAGACTCGTAAAGAAACCGAGAACCTGAGAGCTAACAGGTTGAGTAAGCATACTAGAAACATAAGCTTGTCTCAGGAGTTACTCCACCGTAAAAGCAATGGTTCAATAAGCTCACTCTTGGAGAAGACAGTATATGTCGACACCGAGAATGATCCCATGACTGAGGATCAGTATAACTCAAATGCCATGACCTCTCCAGAGGAAGCAGACATGGGAAATAAACCAGAGGCTAATCATGACCTTGAAGCTTTTGAAAATATAAGTATTAGAAGTGGTGAAATGGTGAAGGGTGATGAGTTGGAGAAGATCAATAGTG GTTCAGATTGGTCACTTCTTGCACCACCATCCCCCAAAAAGCCTTCTGAATCTTGGCTTTGTCATAATCTGCCTTCAGTAGCCGCCTCTCAGATCCATTCACGTAGATATTCATTCAACATCCAAAAGCAGGATCTTACAGAAAACTACAGAAACGTTACTAAGTGGGAAACTATTGTTAAGACTTCTTACATGCACAGAGATCATAGCCGATATTCCGAA GAATTGGTTGCTCATTCATCTCATCAATCCAAAACTTGCGCTTGA